From a region of the Halomonas sp. HL-93 genome:
- a CDS encoding helix-turn-helix domain-containing protein: protein MESLGSRIKQLRLRAKLNKAALARKVGVSDVTISYWESGAIKQIGHERLVALAEALDCSLATLLEGDSAPLLLTLSHEGPLPWEQVQSTAMTVPEHLPLKANWKAPCMMVTPGPETDFAPAKPGDLLLLGPTHVFHKAGLYLVEQDGKLQLKQLSKATSEATIQAVLLAHWRSA, encoded by the coding sequence ATGGAATCGCTAGGCTCACGTATCAAGCAACTGCGGCTTCGGGCCAAGCTCAACAAAGCTGCCCTTGCACGTAAAGTTGGCGTATCAGATGTCACCATTTCTTATTGGGAGTCTGGGGCGATTAAGCAAATTGGCCACGAGCGGTTAGTGGCGTTGGCTGAAGCCTTGGACTGCTCACTGGCCACGTTACTTGAGGGCGACAGCGCCCCACTTCTGCTGACTCTTAGCCATGAAGGCCCGCTCCCCTGGGAGCAAGTGCAGTCAACGGCAATGACTGTACCCGAACATTTACCGCTTAAGGCCAACTGGAAAGCCCCCTGCATGATGGTCACGCCAGGACCTGAGACTGATTTTGCGCCTGCAAAGCCAGGCGATTTATTGCTGCTCGGCCCCACCCATGTATTTCATAAAGCAGGCCTTTACCTGGTAGAGCAAGACGGCAAACTGCAGCTTAAACAGTTAAGCAAAGCGACAAGCGAAGCCACAATCCAAGCGGTATTGTTAGCCCACTGGCGTTCAGCCTAG